Proteins encoded together in one Gallus gallus isolate bGalGal1 chromosome 18, bGalGal1.mat.broiler.GRCg7b, whole genome shotgun sequence window:
- the LLGL2 gene encoding LLGL scribble cell polarity complex component 2 isoform X4 — protein MALGFLVQAGTMRRFLRPGHDPVRERLKRELFQFNKTVEHGFPHQPSALGYSPFLHLMAIGTRSGAIKLYGAPGVEFMGLHEENNTVMQIHFIPDQCQLVTLLDDNSLHLWSLKQHSGACELREDHHFTLKGPPGSPPSATQITAVLPHSAREVLYLGTESGNIFVVELPSFRVLEDKTITSEAVLQWIPEDYCSRRSCELVEALREHPKNPDQILIGYSRGLIVLWDRQNNKVTHHFLGSQQLENLYWQRDGSIFISCHYDGSYTRWPVSNDNRQSLPLENIVPYGPFPCKAISKIYWQTTRNGLPYVIFQGGMPRASYGDRHSISVIHGSQQTAFDFTSRVIDFFVIFSSEPTAESDDPSAMVVLAEEELIVIDLKSVGWPAVHPPYLASLHCSAITCSHHVSNIPLKLWERIISAGSKQNVHYSNMPWPIDGGTNIAPDPPQRDLLLTGHEDGTVRFWDASGVCLHLLYKLSTVRVFLTDADPNDNMNTVGEDEWPPLRKVGTFDPYSDDPRLGIQKIYLCKYSGYLAVAGTAGQVLVMELNDEDAEHVVDQVEADLLQDQEGYRWKGHEKLKIRDGPVRFEAGFQPFVLVQCQPPAVVTSLALHSEWKLVAFGTSHGFGLFDHQQKRLVFVKCTLHPSDQLALEGPLSRVKSLKKSLRQSFRRIRRSRVSSRKRRGGGGNTSETHEANGKFEQDMLQEMELAPVQRKIEARSAEDSFTGFVRTLYFADTFLRDSSRHCPSLWAGTNGGTVFAFCLRVPPAERRMDEPVRAEQAKEIQLMHRAPVVSVLVLDGRNIPLPEPLEVAHDLSKSPDMQGSHQLLVVSEEQFKVFTLPKVSSKLKLKLTALEGCRVRKVMVANFGSCKTDDYSENDLAVLTNLGDVQIISLPFLKLQIRYPCIRKEDVSGIASCVFTKYGQGFYLISPSEFERFSLSTKWLVEPRCVVDVPEVSSNNHMHSRSVMENASRKSRVSGRSSGDYGEDERNCGRLMDHALLNDEKVLREIQSTLEGGRGRDHIPTSQRNRTLTIRIQELCRKKFGKKSSRAQTK, from the exons ATATGGTGCTCCTGGGGTGGAGTTCATGGGTTtacatgaagaaaacaatactGTAATGCAGATTCACTTTATACCTGACCAG TGCCAGCTGGTGACATTACTGGATGATAACAGCTTGCATCTCTGGAGCCTGAAGCAGCACAGTGGAGCATGTGAGCTGCGGGAAGATCATCACTTCACATTGAAAGGGCCACCCGG CTCTCCGCCAAGTGCCACACAGATAACAGCTGTCCTTCCCCACTCCGCACGGGAAGTCCTGTACCTTGGCACAGAGAGCGGCAACATCTTCGTGGTGGAGCTGCCATCCTTCAGAGTCCTGGAGGATAAGACCATAACCtctgaggctgtgctgcagtg gatACCTGAAGATTACTGTAGCAGACGATCATGTGAATTGGTAGAAGCCCTTCGGGAGCATCCTAAAAACCCTGACCAGATCCTGATTGGGTACAGCAGGGGCTTGATTGTCCTCTGGGACCGGCAGAATAACAAAGTGACACATCATTTCCTGGGCAGCCAG CAACTGGAGAACCTCTACTGGCAGAGGGATGGCAGTATATTCATTAGTTGCCATTATGATGGAAGTTACACCCGGTGGCCAGTATCCAATGACAACAGGCAGTCTCTGCCTCTGGAAAACATTGTGCCTTATG GTCCTTTTCCGTGCAAGGCCATCTCCAAGATCTACTGGCAGACAACAAGGAATGG GCTTCCTTACGTTATATTCCAAGGAGGGATGCCCCGGGCTAGTTATGGTGACCGGCATAGTATCTCTGTTATCCATGGCAGCCAGCAAACAGCCTTTGACTTCACATCACGAGTGATAGACTTCTTTGTCATCTTCAGTTCAGAGCCTACTGCAG AGTCTGATGACCCTTCTGCTATGGTGGTGCTGGCAGAAGAAGAGCTGATAGTTATAGACTTAAAATCTGTAGGCTGGCCAGCAGTCCATCCTCCATACTTGGCTTCTCTCCACTGCTCAGCCATCACTTGCTCACACCATGTCTCCAACATCCCACTGAAACTCTGGGAGAGGATTATCAGTGCTGGGAGCAAGCAGAATGTTCACTACTCAAATATG CCATGGCCGATTGATGGTGGCACCAACATAGCTCCTGATCCTCCTCAGAGGGACTTGCTTCTAACAGG GCACGAAGATGGCACTGTGCGGTTTTGGGATGCATCTGGTGTCTGCTTACATCTCCTTTATAAGCTAAGCACAGTGAGAGTATTTCTCACAGATGCTGATCCCAATGATAATATGAACACAGTGGGTGAGGATGAATGGCCTCCACTTCGCAAG GTTGGTACTTTTGACCCTTATAGTGATGATCCTAGACTTGGGATCCAGAAGATCTACCTGTGTAAATACAGCGGATACTTGGCTGTAGCTGGTACAGCTGGGCAG gTACTGGTGATGGAACTGAATGATGAAGATGCAGAACATGTTGTTGATCAAGTTGAAGCAGATCTCTTGCAGGACCAAGAGGGCTATCGATGGAAAGGTCACGAGAAACTGAAGATTCGAGATGGACCTGTTCGATTTGAAGCTGGTTTTCAGCCTTTTGTCCTTGTCCAATGTCAACCACCAGCTGTTGTCACCTCATTGGCCCTTCACTCTGAATGGAAGCTTGTAGCCTTTGGTACTAGCCATGGGTTTGGGCTGTTTGATCACCAGCAGAAACGACTGGTTTTTGTCAA ATGTACACTTCATCCCAGTGATCAGTTGGCTTTAGAAGGCCCACTGTCTCGGGTGAAGTCCTTGAAAAAGTCCCTCCGTCAGTCATTCAGGCGGATTAGAAGAAGCCGAGTGTCCAGTAGGAAGCGGCGAGGAGGTGGTGGAAATACCTCAGAG ACACACGAAGCAAATGGCAAATTTGAACAAGACATGTTGCAGGAAATGGAACTGGCTCCAGTCCAGCGGAAGATTGAAGCCCGATCTGCAGAAGACTCTTTCACTGGCTTTGTGCGCACTTTATATTTTGCTGATACCTTCCTAAGAGACA GCTCCCGCCACTGCCCATCCTTGTGGGCAGGCACCAATGGAGGTACagtctttgccttctgtttacGTGTTCCGCCAGCAGAGAGAAGGATGGATGAACCTGTCAGGGCAGAGCAAG CCAAAGAAATTCAGCTGATGCACAGGGCTCCTGTTGTGAGTGTACTTGTCTTGGATGGGCGCAACATACCTCTCCCAGAACCTCTGGAAGTAGCACATGACCTTTCTAAGAGCCCTGATATGCAAGGCAGCCATCAACTACTGGTGGTATCCGAAGAGCAATTTAAG GTCTTTACACTGCCCAAGGTTAGCTCAAAACTGAAGCTCAAACTGACAGCACTGGAAGGCTGTAGAGTACGAAAAGTGATGGTTGCTAACTTTGGCAGCTGCAAGACTGATGATTACAGTGAAAATGACCTGGCTGTCCTGACTAACCTGGGAGATGTTCAGATCATCTCACTGCCCTTCCTGAAGTTACAGATTCGCTACCCTTGCATTCGTAAAGAGGATGTGAGTGGCATTGCATCCTGTGTTTTCACTAAATATGGCCAAG GCTTCTATCTCATCTCACCATCGGAGTTTGAGAGGTTTTCCCTTTCTACCAAATGGTTAGTGGAGCCCCGGTGTGTTGTGGATGTGCCAGAAGTTTCAAGCAACAATCACATGCACAGTAGGTCTGTCATGGAGAATGCTTCAAGAAAATCCAG ggTTTCAGGAAGAAGTTCAGGTGACTATGGAGAAGACG aaaggaattgTGGGAGGCTGATGGATCATGCCTTACTCAATGATGAAA AAGTTCTGAGGGAGATCCAAAGTACTCTGGAGGGGGGAAGAGG GAGAGATCACATTCCCACATCCCAAAGGAACAGGACTCTGACTATTCGCATACAG GAGCTATGCAGAAAGAAATTTGGCAAGAAGTCCAGTAGAGCACAGACTAAATAA
- the LLGL2 gene encoding LLGL scribble cell polarity complex component 2 isoform X5 yields the protein MRECAALNQPGAGFLVQAGTMRRFLRPGHDPVRERLKRELFQFNKTVEHGFPHQPSALGYSPFLHLMAIGTRSGAIKLYGAPGVEFMGLHEENNTVMQIHFIPDQCQLVTLLDDNSLHLWSLKQHSGACELREDHHFTLKGPPGSPPSATQITAVLPHSAREVLYLGTESGNIFVVELPSFRVLEDKTITSEAVLQWIPEDYCSRRSCELVEALREHPKNPDQILIGYSRGLIVLWDRQNNKVTHHFLGSQQLENLYWQRDGSIFISCHYDGSYTRWPVSNDNRQSLPLENIVPYGPFPCKAISKIYWQTTRNGLPYVIFQGGMPRASYGDRHSISVIHGSQQTAFDFTSRVIDFFVIFSSEPTAESDDPSAMVVLAEEELIVIDLKSVGWPAVHPPYLASLHCSAITCSHHVSNIPLKLWERIISAGSKQNVHYSNMPWPIDGGTNIAPDPPQRDLLLTGHEDGTVRFWDASGVCLHLLYKLSTVRVFLTDADPNDNMNTVGEDEWPPLRKVGTFDPYSDDPRLGIQKIYLCKYSGYLAVAGTAGQVLVMELNDEDAEHVVDQVEADLLQDQEGYRWKGHEKLKIRDGPVRFEAGFQPFVLVQCQPPAVVTSLALHSEWKLVAFGTSHGFGLFDHQQKRLVFVKCTLHPSDQLALEGPLSRVKSLKKSLRQSFRRIRRSRVSSRKRRGGGGNTSETHEANGKFEQDMLQEMELAPVQRKIEARSAEDSFTGFVRTLYFADTFLRDSSRHCPSLWAGTNGGTVFAFCLRVPPAERRMDEPVRAEQAKEIQLMHRAPVVSVLVLDGRNIPLPEPLEVAHDLSKSPDMQGSHQLLVVSEEQFKVFTLPKVSSKLKLKLTALEGCRVRKVMVANFGSCKTDDYSENDLAVLTNLGDVQIISLPFLKLQIRYPCIRKEDVSGIASCVFTKYGQGFYLISPSEFERFSLSTKWLVEPRCVVDVPEVSSNNHMHSRSVMENASRKSRVSGRSSGDYGEDERNCGRLMDHALLNDEKVLREIQSTLEGGRGSYAERNLARSPVEHRLNNGGAD from the exons ATATGGTGCTCCTGGGGTGGAGTTCATGGGTTtacatgaagaaaacaatactGTAATGCAGATTCACTTTATACCTGACCAG TGCCAGCTGGTGACATTACTGGATGATAACAGCTTGCATCTCTGGAGCCTGAAGCAGCACAGTGGAGCATGTGAGCTGCGGGAAGATCATCACTTCACATTGAAAGGGCCACCCGG CTCTCCGCCAAGTGCCACACAGATAACAGCTGTCCTTCCCCACTCCGCACGGGAAGTCCTGTACCTTGGCACAGAGAGCGGCAACATCTTCGTGGTGGAGCTGCCATCCTTCAGAGTCCTGGAGGATAAGACCATAACCtctgaggctgtgctgcagtg gatACCTGAAGATTACTGTAGCAGACGATCATGTGAATTGGTAGAAGCCCTTCGGGAGCATCCTAAAAACCCTGACCAGATCCTGATTGGGTACAGCAGGGGCTTGATTGTCCTCTGGGACCGGCAGAATAACAAAGTGACACATCATTTCCTGGGCAGCCAG CAACTGGAGAACCTCTACTGGCAGAGGGATGGCAGTATATTCATTAGTTGCCATTATGATGGAAGTTACACCCGGTGGCCAGTATCCAATGACAACAGGCAGTCTCTGCCTCTGGAAAACATTGTGCCTTATG GTCCTTTTCCGTGCAAGGCCATCTCCAAGATCTACTGGCAGACAACAAGGAATGG GCTTCCTTACGTTATATTCCAAGGAGGGATGCCCCGGGCTAGTTATGGTGACCGGCATAGTATCTCTGTTATCCATGGCAGCCAGCAAACAGCCTTTGACTTCACATCACGAGTGATAGACTTCTTTGTCATCTTCAGTTCAGAGCCTACTGCAG AGTCTGATGACCCTTCTGCTATGGTGGTGCTGGCAGAAGAAGAGCTGATAGTTATAGACTTAAAATCTGTAGGCTGGCCAGCAGTCCATCCTCCATACTTGGCTTCTCTCCACTGCTCAGCCATCACTTGCTCACACCATGTCTCCAACATCCCACTGAAACTCTGGGAGAGGATTATCAGTGCTGGGAGCAAGCAGAATGTTCACTACTCAAATATG CCATGGCCGATTGATGGTGGCACCAACATAGCTCCTGATCCTCCTCAGAGGGACTTGCTTCTAACAGG GCACGAAGATGGCACTGTGCGGTTTTGGGATGCATCTGGTGTCTGCTTACATCTCCTTTATAAGCTAAGCACAGTGAGAGTATTTCTCACAGATGCTGATCCCAATGATAATATGAACACAGTGGGTGAGGATGAATGGCCTCCACTTCGCAAG GTTGGTACTTTTGACCCTTATAGTGATGATCCTAGACTTGGGATCCAGAAGATCTACCTGTGTAAATACAGCGGATACTTGGCTGTAGCTGGTACAGCTGGGCAG gTACTGGTGATGGAACTGAATGATGAAGATGCAGAACATGTTGTTGATCAAGTTGAAGCAGATCTCTTGCAGGACCAAGAGGGCTATCGATGGAAAGGTCACGAGAAACTGAAGATTCGAGATGGACCTGTTCGATTTGAAGCTGGTTTTCAGCCTTTTGTCCTTGTCCAATGTCAACCACCAGCTGTTGTCACCTCATTGGCCCTTCACTCTGAATGGAAGCTTGTAGCCTTTGGTACTAGCCATGGGTTTGGGCTGTTTGATCACCAGCAGAAACGACTGGTTTTTGTCAA ATGTACACTTCATCCCAGTGATCAGTTGGCTTTAGAAGGCCCACTGTCTCGGGTGAAGTCCTTGAAAAAGTCCCTCCGTCAGTCATTCAGGCGGATTAGAAGAAGCCGAGTGTCCAGTAGGAAGCGGCGAGGAGGTGGTGGAAATACCTCAGAG ACACACGAAGCAAATGGCAAATTTGAACAAGACATGTTGCAGGAAATGGAACTGGCTCCAGTCCAGCGGAAGATTGAAGCCCGATCTGCAGAAGACTCTTTCACTGGCTTTGTGCGCACTTTATATTTTGCTGATACCTTCCTAAGAGACA GCTCCCGCCACTGCCCATCCTTGTGGGCAGGCACCAATGGAGGTACagtctttgccttctgtttacGTGTTCCGCCAGCAGAGAGAAGGATGGATGAACCTGTCAGGGCAGAGCAAG CCAAAGAAATTCAGCTGATGCACAGGGCTCCTGTTGTGAGTGTACTTGTCTTGGATGGGCGCAACATACCTCTCCCAGAACCTCTGGAAGTAGCACATGACCTTTCTAAGAGCCCTGATATGCAAGGCAGCCATCAACTACTGGTGGTATCCGAAGAGCAATTTAAG GTCTTTACACTGCCCAAGGTTAGCTCAAAACTGAAGCTCAAACTGACAGCACTGGAAGGCTGTAGAGTACGAAAAGTGATGGTTGCTAACTTTGGCAGCTGCAAGACTGATGATTACAGTGAAAATGACCTGGCTGTCCTGACTAACCTGGGAGATGTTCAGATCATCTCACTGCCCTTCCTGAAGTTACAGATTCGCTACCCTTGCATTCGTAAAGAGGATGTGAGTGGCATTGCATCCTGTGTTTTCACTAAATATGGCCAAG GCTTCTATCTCATCTCACCATCGGAGTTTGAGAGGTTTTCCCTTTCTACCAAATGGTTAGTGGAGCCCCGGTGTGTTGTGGATGTGCCAGAAGTTTCAAGCAACAATCACATGCACAGTAGGTCTGTCATGGAGAATGCTTCAAGAAAATCCAG ggTTTCAGGAAGAAGTTCAGGTGACTATGGAGAAGACG aaaggaattgTGGGAGGCTGATGGATCATGCCTTACTCAATGATGAAA AAGTTCTGAGGGAGATCCAAAGTACTCTGGAGGGGGGAAGAGG GAGCTATGCAGAAAGAAATTTGGCAAGAAGTCCAGTAGAGCACAGACTAAATAATGGAGGAG CAGACTGA
- the LLGL2 gene encoding LLGL scribble cell polarity complex component 2 isoform X3 — protein MRECAALNQPGAGFLVQAGTMRRFLRPGHDPVRERLKRELFQFNKTVEHGFPHQPSALGYSPFLHLMAIGTRSGAIKLYGAPGVEFMGLHEENNTVMQIHFIPDQCQLVTLLDDNSLHLWSLKQHSGACELREDHHFTLKGPPGSPPSATQITAVLPHSAREVLYLGTESGNIFVVELPSFRVLEDKTITSEAVLQWIPEDYCSRRSCELVEALREHPKNPDQILIGYSRGLIVLWDRQNNKVTHHFLGSQQLENLYWQRDGSIFISCHYDGSYTRWPVSNDNRQSLPLENIVPYGPFPCKAISKIYWQTTRNGLPYVIFQGGMPRASYGDRHSISVIHGSQQTAFDFTSRVIDFFVIFSSEPTAESDDPSAMVVLAEEELIVIDLKSVGWPAVHPPYLASLHCSAITCSHHVSNIPLKLWERIISAGSKQNVHYSNMPWPIDGGTNIAPDPPQRDLLLTGHEDGTVRFWDASGVCLHLLYKLSTVRVFLTDADPNDNMNTVGEDEWPPLRKVGTFDPYSDDPRLGIQKIYLCKYSGYLAVAGTAGQVLVMELNDEDAEHVVDQVEADLLQDQEGYRWKGHEKLKIRDGPVRFEAGFQPFVLVQCQPPAVVTSLALHSEWKLVAFGTSHGFGLFDHQQKRLVFVKCTLHPSDQLALEGPLSRVKSLKKSLRQSFRRIRRSRVSSRKRRGGGGNTSETHEANGKFEQDMLQEMELAPVQRKIEARSAEDSFTGFVRTLYFADTFLRDSSRHCPSLWAGTNGGTVFAFCLRVPPAERRMDEPVRAEQAKEIQLMHRAPVVSVLVLDGRNIPLPEPLEVAHDLSKSPDMQGSHQLLVVSEEQFKVFTLPKVSSKLKLKLTALEGCRVRKVMVANFGSCKTDDYSENDLAVLTNLGDVQIISLPFLKLQIRYPCIRKEDVSGIASCVFTKYGQGFYLISPSEFERFSLSTKWLVEPRCVVDVPEVSSNNHMHSRSVMENASRKSRVSGRSSGDYGEDERNCGRLMDHALLNDEKVLREIQSTLEGGRGRDHIPTSQRNRTLTIRIQELCRKKFGKKSSRAQTK, from the exons ATATGGTGCTCCTGGGGTGGAGTTCATGGGTTtacatgaagaaaacaatactGTAATGCAGATTCACTTTATACCTGACCAG TGCCAGCTGGTGACATTACTGGATGATAACAGCTTGCATCTCTGGAGCCTGAAGCAGCACAGTGGAGCATGTGAGCTGCGGGAAGATCATCACTTCACATTGAAAGGGCCACCCGG CTCTCCGCCAAGTGCCACACAGATAACAGCTGTCCTTCCCCACTCCGCACGGGAAGTCCTGTACCTTGGCACAGAGAGCGGCAACATCTTCGTGGTGGAGCTGCCATCCTTCAGAGTCCTGGAGGATAAGACCATAACCtctgaggctgtgctgcagtg gatACCTGAAGATTACTGTAGCAGACGATCATGTGAATTGGTAGAAGCCCTTCGGGAGCATCCTAAAAACCCTGACCAGATCCTGATTGGGTACAGCAGGGGCTTGATTGTCCTCTGGGACCGGCAGAATAACAAAGTGACACATCATTTCCTGGGCAGCCAG CAACTGGAGAACCTCTACTGGCAGAGGGATGGCAGTATATTCATTAGTTGCCATTATGATGGAAGTTACACCCGGTGGCCAGTATCCAATGACAACAGGCAGTCTCTGCCTCTGGAAAACATTGTGCCTTATG GTCCTTTTCCGTGCAAGGCCATCTCCAAGATCTACTGGCAGACAACAAGGAATGG GCTTCCTTACGTTATATTCCAAGGAGGGATGCCCCGGGCTAGTTATGGTGACCGGCATAGTATCTCTGTTATCCATGGCAGCCAGCAAACAGCCTTTGACTTCACATCACGAGTGATAGACTTCTTTGTCATCTTCAGTTCAGAGCCTACTGCAG AGTCTGATGACCCTTCTGCTATGGTGGTGCTGGCAGAAGAAGAGCTGATAGTTATAGACTTAAAATCTGTAGGCTGGCCAGCAGTCCATCCTCCATACTTGGCTTCTCTCCACTGCTCAGCCATCACTTGCTCACACCATGTCTCCAACATCCCACTGAAACTCTGGGAGAGGATTATCAGTGCTGGGAGCAAGCAGAATGTTCACTACTCAAATATG CCATGGCCGATTGATGGTGGCACCAACATAGCTCCTGATCCTCCTCAGAGGGACTTGCTTCTAACAGG GCACGAAGATGGCACTGTGCGGTTTTGGGATGCATCTGGTGTCTGCTTACATCTCCTTTATAAGCTAAGCACAGTGAGAGTATTTCTCACAGATGCTGATCCCAATGATAATATGAACACAGTGGGTGAGGATGAATGGCCTCCACTTCGCAAG GTTGGTACTTTTGACCCTTATAGTGATGATCCTAGACTTGGGATCCAGAAGATCTACCTGTGTAAATACAGCGGATACTTGGCTGTAGCTGGTACAGCTGGGCAG gTACTGGTGATGGAACTGAATGATGAAGATGCAGAACATGTTGTTGATCAAGTTGAAGCAGATCTCTTGCAGGACCAAGAGGGCTATCGATGGAAAGGTCACGAGAAACTGAAGATTCGAGATGGACCTGTTCGATTTGAAGCTGGTTTTCAGCCTTTTGTCCTTGTCCAATGTCAACCACCAGCTGTTGTCACCTCATTGGCCCTTCACTCTGAATGGAAGCTTGTAGCCTTTGGTACTAGCCATGGGTTTGGGCTGTTTGATCACCAGCAGAAACGACTGGTTTTTGTCAA ATGTACACTTCATCCCAGTGATCAGTTGGCTTTAGAAGGCCCACTGTCTCGGGTGAAGTCCTTGAAAAAGTCCCTCCGTCAGTCATTCAGGCGGATTAGAAGAAGCCGAGTGTCCAGTAGGAAGCGGCGAGGAGGTGGTGGAAATACCTCAGAG ACACACGAAGCAAATGGCAAATTTGAACAAGACATGTTGCAGGAAATGGAACTGGCTCCAGTCCAGCGGAAGATTGAAGCCCGATCTGCAGAAGACTCTTTCACTGGCTTTGTGCGCACTTTATATTTTGCTGATACCTTCCTAAGAGACA GCTCCCGCCACTGCCCATCCTTGTGGGCAGGCACCAATGGAGGTACagtctttgccttctgtttacGTGTTCCGCCAGCAGAGAGAAGGATGGATGAACCTGTCAGGGCAGAGCAAG CCAAAGAAATTCAGCTGATGCACAGGGCTCCTGTTGTGAGTGTACTTGTCTTGGATGGGCGCAACATACCTCTCCCAGAACCTCTGGAAGTAGCACATGACCTTTCTAAGAGCCCTGATATGCAAGGCAGCCATCAACTACTGGTGGTATCCGAAGAGCAATTTAAG GTCTTTACACTGCCCAAGGTTAGCTCAAAACTGAAGCTCAAACTGACAGCACTGGAAGGCTGTAGAGTACGAAAAGTGATGGTTGCTAACTTTGGCAGCTGCAAGACTGATGATTACAGTGAAAATGACCTGGCTGTCCTGACTAACCTGGGAGATGTTCAGATCATCTCACTGCCCTTCCTGAAGTTACAGATTCGCTACCCTTGCATTCGTAAAGAGGATGTGAGTGGCATTGCATCCTGTGTTTTCACTAAATATGGCCAAG GCTTCTATCTCATCTCACCATCGGAGTTTGAGAGGTTTTCCCTTTCTACCAAATGGTTAGTGGAGCCCCGGTGTGTTGTGGATGTGCCAGAAGTTTCAAGCAACAATCACATGCACAGTAGGTCTGTCATGGAGAATGCTTCAAGAAAATCCAG ggTTTCAGGAAGAAGTTCAGGTGACTATGGAGAAGACG aaaggaattgTGGGAGGCTGATGGATCATGCCTTACTCAATGATGAAA AAGTTCTGAGGGAGATCCAAAGTACTCTGGAGGGGGGAAGAGG GAGAGATCACATTCCCACATCCCAAAGGAACAGGACTCTGACTATTCGCATACAG GAGCTATGCAGAAAGAAATTTGGCAAGAAGTCCAGTAGAGCACAGACTAAATAA